Proteins encoded in a region of the Nitrospira sp. genome:
- the pabA gene encoding aminodeoxychorismate/anthranilate synthase component II has product MLLMIDNYDSFTYNLVQYLGELGEDVRVYRNDKITIEEIERLRPKRIVISPGPCTPKEAGVSIDVIRHFSGRIPVLGVCLGHQSLAAAFGGDVVRADRLMHGKTSMIHHDGKTIFANLPNPFEATRYHSLIVKRETLPGCFEISAETAEGEIMGLRHKKLGIEGVQFHPESILTAAGKDLLRNFLQLK; this is encoded by the coding sequence ATGCTGTTGATGATCGACAACTACGACTCATTCACCTACAACCTCGTCCAGTATCTGGGCGAGCTGGGGGAAGACGTCCGGGTGTATCGCAACGACAAGATCACGATCGAAGAGATTGAGCGGTTGCGCCCGAAACGCATTGTGATTTCACCCGGACCCTGCACGCCGAAGGAGGCGGGTGTCTCGATCGACGTCATCAGGCATTTTAGTGGGCGGATTCCTGTGCTGGGTGTCTGCCTCGGGCATCAGTCTTTGGCCGCGGCGTTCGGCGGTGATGTGGTGCGGGCAGACCGACTCATGCACGGCAAGACGTCCATGATTCATCACGACGGAAAAACCATCTTTGCAAACCTTCCAAACCCCTTCGAGGCGACCCGCTACCATTCGCTAATTGTCAAGCGGGAGACGCTGCCGGGCTGTTTTGAAATCTCAGCGGAGACGGCCGAGGGAGAGATCATGGGCCTGCGTCACAAGAAACTGGGGATCGAAGGGGTGCAGTTTCATCCGGAATCCATCCTGACAGCCGCCGGAAAGGACCTGCTCAGGAATTTTCTGCAGCTGAAGTGA
- the trpD gene encoding anthranilate phosphoribosyltransferase yields MIKDAIAKLAEKTNLSEKEAEEAMLAIMDGQATPAQIAAYLMGLRMKGETVEEIAGSARAMRVKATRIRVANPMVVDTCGTGGDRSHTFNISTTVAFVAAGGGLTVAKHGNRSVSSKSGSADVLVELGVKIDLPTQRIEDCVNDIGIGFLFAPLFHGAMKHCAVPRQELGIRTLLNILGPLTNPAGAAMQVLGVYDGNLTEIMAKVLSHLGTQHCFVVHGMDGLDEITLTDSTRVSEGKAGVVSSYFIKPEEFGLQRVKITELVGGTPEQNAQITKDILKGRKGPKRDIVCLNAAPAFVAAGKTKTLQEGFSLAGKAIDSGAAMQKLEQLIAFTNKP; encoded by the coding sequence ATGATTAAAGACGCCATCGCCAAACTGGCTGAGAAGACGAACCTCTCGGAAAAGGAAGCCGAGGAGGCTATGCTCGCCATCATGGACGGGCAGGCCACACCAGCGCAGATTGCGGCCTATTTGATGGGCCTGCGGATGAAGGGCGAGACGGTCGAAGAGATTGCCGGGTCGGCCCGGGCCATGCGCGTGAAGGCCACCCGCATCCGCGTGGCCAATCCTATGGTGGTGGACACCTGCGGCACCGGCGGGGACCGGTCCCACACCTTCAACATTTCCACCACGGTAGCCTTCGTGGCAGCTGGCGGCGGGCTAACGGTGGCCAAACATGGCAACCGGTCGGTTTCCTCAAAGTCCGGCAGCGCCGACGTGCTGGTCGAGCTGGGCGTGAAGATCGATCTGCCGACGCAGCGGATCGAGGACTGCGTCAACGATATTGGGATTGGCTTTCTTTTCGCGCCGCTCTTCCACGGGGCTATGAAACACTGCGCGGTGCCCCGACAGGAGCTGGGCATCCGGACGCTGCTCAATATTCTGGGCCCACTAACCAATCCAGCTGGTGCGGCAATGCAGGTCCTGGGCGTGTATGACGGCAACCTGACCGAGATCATGGCCAAAGTGCTCAGTCATCTAGGCACGCAGCATTGCTTCGTGGTGCACGGCATGGACGGGCTGGATGAAATCACGCTGACAGATTCGACACGCGTGTCTGAAGGGAAGGCAGGCGTCGTGTCGAGCTATTTCATCAAGCCGGAGGAGTTCGGCCTACAGCGGGTGAAGATCACGGAGCTCGTTGGCGGTACGCCCGAGCAGAACGCGCAGATCACAAAGGACATCCTCAAAGGGCGAAAAGGTCCAAAGCGCGACATCGTCTGCCTAAATGCGGCACCGGCTTTCGTGGCGGCGGGGAAGACCAAAACATTGCAGGAAGGCTTTTCTCTAGCGGGTAAGGCAATCGATAGCGGCGCGGCGATGCAGAAACTGGAGCAGTTGATCGCGTTCACGAACAAGCCATGA
- the trpC gene encoding indole-3-glycerol phosphate synthase TrpC produces MILDRILEHKKAEIRHKQSRGYLAELKEKIRDQSPALPFAITLEATRKPESPALIAEVKKASPSLGLLRAEFQDQFEPVKIAEQYKEYGASAVSVLTDKNFFQGSLDDLKAVKDKTGLPGLRKDFMVHDIQFYEARAYGADCVLLIVAALERRQLEDFFTLAKELNMDALIETHHERELDVVLERIPEARLIGINNRDLKTFSTDLGVTLRLAKRIPSDKIIVSESGIHKRDDVQRLVDAGIHAMLVGESLIKSERIGDKIAELSGRGRVSNAGQT; encoded by the coding sequence ATGATTCTCGATCGGATTCTCGAGCACAAGAAAGCGGAAATCCGGCACAAACAGAGCCGCGGTTACCTGGCTGAGCTCAAGGAAAAGATCCGGGATCAGTCGCCGGCCCTGCCCTTTGCCATCACGCTCGAGGCCACCCGCAAGCCGGAGAGTCCCGCGCTGATCGCTGAAGTCAAGAAGGCTTCACCGAGCCTGGGCCTGCTGCGAGCAGAGTTCCAGGACCAGTTCGAGCCGGTCAAGATTGCCGAACAGTACAAAGAATACGGCGCCTCAGCCGTCTCCGTTTTGACCGACAAGAATTTTTTTCAGGGCAGCCTCGACGATCTCAAGGCCGTCAAGGATAAGACGGGTCTGCCGGGGCTTCGCAAGGACTTCATGGTCCACGATATCCAGTTTTACGAGGCGCGGGCCTATGGAGCTGATTGCGTTCTGTTGATCGTGGCAGCCTTGGAGAGGCGGCAACTGGAAGACTTCTTCACGTTGGCAAAAGAACTAAACATGGATGCCCTCATTGAAACGCATCATGAGAGGGAGCTTGATGTTGTGCTCGAGCGGATCCCTGAGGCGCGCCTGATCGGTATCAACAACCGGGATCTGAAAACCTTTTCGACCGATCTGGGAGTGACGTTGCGTCTAGCCAAGCGCATTCCATCTGATAAGATTATAGTCAGCGAGAGCGGCATCCATAAGCGAGATGACGTGCAACGCTTGGTCGACGCCGGCATCCACGCCATGCTGGTGGGGGAGTCGCTGATCAAGTCGGAACGCATCGGCGATAAAATCGCCGAGCTATCGGGTCGAGGGCGGGTGTCGAACGCAGGCCAAACATGA
- a CDS encoding phosphoribosylanthranilate isomerase, whose protein sequence is MKVKICGVTNVDDALAAVEAGADALGFNFYRESPRFVKSDVVKKIVAKLPPFVLPVGVFVNEDVKIVRDWMDDCGLAIAQLHGDEAAAYCDLLGRPVMKALRLKDRGSLLALAEYKGRARVRGVVVDAFSVATYGGTGTVVDWSLAAEVARAVPVLLAGGLTPENVAEAIRAVRPYGVDVSTGVESSPGKKDRAKVRAFIMAAKLESQEGEGYTPSCV, encoded by the coding sequence ATGAAGGTCAAAATTTGTGGAGTTACGAATGTCGACGACGCACTGGCGGCGGTGGAGGCTGGGGCAGACGCGCTGGGCTTCAATTTCTATCGCGAGAGCCCGCGGTTTGTGAAGTCTGACGTGGTGAAAAAGATTGTGGCGAAACTGCCACCGTTCGTTCTGCCGGTCGGCGTGTTCGTCAACGAGGATGTTAAGATTGTCCGCGACTGGATGGACGACTGCGGGCTGGCCATTGCCCAATTGCATGGCGACGAGGCGGCAGCCTATTGCGATCTGCTGGGGCGGCCGGTGATGAAAGCGCTTCGACTCAAGGACCGGGGCTCATTACTGGCGCTTGCTGAGTACAAAGGCAGGGCCCGCGTGCGCGGGGTTGTTGTCGATGCTTTTTCGGTCGCGACCTATGGCGGAACGGGCACAGTGGTTGATTGGAGCTTGGCGGCAGAAGTGGCGAGAGCGGTACCCGTATTATTGGCCGGTGGGCTTACGCCCGAGAATGTGGCTGAGGCCATCCGGGCGGTCAGGCCTTATGGCGTGGATGTGAGCACTGGTGTGGAATCGAGTCCCGGCAAAAAAGATCGTGCAAAAGTGCGGGCCTTCATCATGGCAGCGAAGCTTGAGTCACAGGAGGGCGAGGGCTATACTCCCTCCTGCGTATGA
- the trpB gene encoding tryptophan synthase subunit beta gives MKRMEQIPDKRGRFGPYGGRYVPETLMPALLELEREYGRACRDRRFQTEFKHCLKDYAGRPTPLYFARQLTKKLGGAKIYLKREDLCHTGAHKINNAIGQALLAKRMGKPRIIAETGAGQHGVATAAVAAMFGLQCEIYMGTEDMQRQALNVFRMRLMGSTVTGVDAGSRTLKDAISQAMRDWTTNVRTTHYILGSVLGAHPYPMMIRDFQSVIGRETRKQILVAEKRLPDHLVACVGGGSNSIGLFHAFVKDRTVAMTGVEAAGLGIASGKHAARFDGGRPGVLHGTMTYLLQDDDGQVNLTHSVSAGLDYAGVGPEHSYYHDLKRIRYTSATDDEAMVAFDLLAREEGIVPALESAHAIAEVIKLARKMKKSQIVIVNLSGRGDKDVNQVARIKGVTL, from the coding sequence ATGAAACGCATGGAACAGATCCCTGACAAGCGCGGGCGGTTCGGGCCGTATGGCGGGCGCTATGTGCCTGAAACGCTCATGCCGGCGCTGCTTGAATTGGAACGCGAATATGGCAGGGCCTGCCGCGACCGGCGATTCCAAACTGAATTTAAACATTGTCTCAAGGATTATGCCGGACGCCCCACGCCGCTCTATTTCGCGCGCCAGCTAACGAAGAAACTGGGAGGGGCGAAAATCTATCTTAAGCGCGAAGACCTCTGTCACACCGGCGCGCACAAGATCAATAATGCCATCGGCCAGGCGCTGCTTGCAAAGCGGATGGGCAAGCCGCGCATCATCGCGGAGACCGGGGCTGGCCAGCACGGCGTGGCCACCGCGGCCGTGGCCGCGATGTTCGGGCTTCAGTGCGAGATTTACATGGGCACGGAGGACATGCAGCGCCAGGCGTTGAATGTGTTCCGCATGCGTCTAATGGGCTCGACCGTGACCGGTGTGGATGCTGGCAGCCGGACGCTCAAGGACGCGATCAGCCAGGCCATGCGCGACTGGACGACGAACGTCCGCACCACTCATTACATTCTCGGTTCAGTTCTCGGGGCGCATCCCTATCCGATGATGATCCGTGATTTTCAGTCAGTGATCGGTCGTGAGACGCGCAAGCAAATCCTGGTGGCCGAGAAGCGACTGCCGGATCATCTGGTCGCTTGCGTTGGTGGGGGCAGCAACTCCATCGGTCTCTTCCATGCCTTTGTCAAAGACCGCACAGTCGCCATGACTGGTGTCGAAGCGGCCGGCCTTGGTATAGCGAGCGGGAAGCACGCGGCGCGTTTTGATGGAGGCCGGCCGGGTGTACTGCACGGCACGATGACCTATCTGTTGCAAGATGACGATGGGCAGGTGAATCTCACCCATTCCGTCTCGGCCGGACTCGACTATGCGGGGGTCGGTCCCGAGCACAGCTACTACCACGACCTCAAACGCATTCGGTACACCTCGGCGACGGACGACGAGGCAATGGTGGCCTTTGATCTGCTGGCGCGCGAGGAGGGCATCGTGCCGGCGCTTGAGAGCGCCCACGCGATTGCCGAAGTCATCAAGTTGGCGCGGAAGATGAAAAAGTCGCAGATTGTGATTGTCAATCTGTCAGGTCGTGGCGACAAGGATGTGAATCAGGTCGCACGGATCAAGGGGGTCACCCTGTGA
- a CDS encoding tryptophan synthase subunit alpha — protein sequence MNRLDTTFRKLKAKGEKALIAYIMAGDPTLYETERLVLELERAGADVIELGVPFSDPIADGPVIQQAAERALRSGTTLKKILATVTTLRAQTHIPLVLMSYSNSIHAFGEAVFFSAAAKAGVDGLIVPDMPPEEAGTLAAHAAKAGLKIIYLLAPTSTPDRMTMVARKSTGFLYYVSLTGITGSKLADFTEVGRNVDRIRTKSLVPVAVGFGVATPADAAKIGRVADGVIVGSAIVRQIGEHHQDGRMVERVGQFVQTLKAALAPGHMA from the coding sequence GTGAACCGGCTCGACACGACGTTCCGCAAATTAAAAGCGAAGGGTGAGAAGGCCCTGATCGCCTACATCATGGCGGGCGATCCGACGTTGTACGAGACGGAACGATTGGTATTGGAACTAGAGCGGGCTGGCGCCGACGTCATCGAGCTGGGCGTGCCCTTTTCTGATCCCATCGCTGATGGGCCGGTGATCCAGCAGGCAGCCGAGCGGGCCTTGCGGAGCGGCACGACGCTCAAAAAAATTCTGGCGACCGTCACCACGCTCCGCGCACAAACGCACATCCCGCTGGTGCTGATGTCCTATTCCAATTCGATCCATGCCTTTGGCGAGGCGGTCTTTTTCAGCGCGGCGGCGAAAGCCGGCGTTGACGGTCTGATCGTGCCGGACATGCCGCCGGAGGAAGCCGGCACCTTGGCTGCTCATGCTGCAAAGGCTGGGCTGAAGATCATCTATCTGCTCGCACCGACCAGCACGCCGGACCGAATGACCATGGTGGCGCGGAAGTCGACGGGATTTCTCTATTATGTGTCGTTGACCGGCATTACCGGTTCGAAGCTGGCTGATTTTACCGAAGTGGGCAGGAACGTAGACCGGATCCGCACCAAGTCTCTAGTGCCGGTGGCTGTCGGCTTTGGGGTGGCGACGCCAGCGGACGCCGCGAAGATCGGACGGGTGGCGGACGGCGTGATCGTCGGCAGCGCCATCGTCCGGCAAATTGGCGAGCATCACCAGGACGGTCGTATGGTCGAACGGGTCGGGCAGTTTGTGCAGACATTAAAGGCGGCGCTTGCGCCCGGCCACATGGCATAG
- a CDS encoding ABC transporter ATP-binding protein: protein MITITDLRKSFQMNGHTLHVLNGITLTIAKGELIAVVGASGAGKSTFLHILGMLDRPTSGSVRFDGQDLFSLSEGAQAEFRNKRIGFVFQFHHLLPEFTALENTFLPALIQHRPDDEARAEATQLLQEVGLGDRLHHKPGELSGGEQQRVAVARALMQRPDLVLADEPTGNLDTHTGDALFTLLRKLNKVRGTTFVIVTHNNKLSAQADRIISMKDGCIG, encoded by the coding sequence ATGATCACGATCACCGATCTTCGAAAATCGTTTCAGATGAACGGCCACACGCTGCACGTGCTGAATGGCATCACGCTGACCATCGCCAAGGGTGAACTCATCGCCGTCGTGGGCGCGTCGGGAGCTGGAAAGAGCACGTTTCTGCACATCCTTGGTATGCTAGACCGTCCGACCAGCGGCTCTGTGCGATTCGATGGGCAGGATCTGTTCAGCTTATCTGAGGGAGCCCAGGCCGAATTCCGCAACAAGCGGATCGGCTTCGTGTTCCAATTTCACCACCTGCTGCCGGAGTTCACCGCACTGGAAAACACGTTTCTCCCTGCCCTAATTCAACATCGGCCGGACGATGAGGCACGCGCGGAGGCCACTCAATTGTTACAAGAAGTGGGACTGGGAGACCGGTTGCATCACAAACCGGGCGAACTGTCTGGTGGCGAGCAGCAGCGGGTAGCGGTAGCACGGGCGCTGATGCAGCGGCCCGACCTCGTGCTCGCTGACGAGCCGACGGGCAACCTGGACACCCACACCGGCGACGCGCTGTTTACGTTGCTGCGGAAACTGAACAAGGTTCGTGGTACGACTTTCGTGATCGTCACCCACAACAACAAACTGTCTGCTCAAGCCGACCGGATCATCAGCATGAAAGACGGCTGCATCGGGTAG
- a CDS encoding FtsX-like permease family protein codes for MNPGSYEIFIGLRYLRAKRRNRTISLNTFVSVAGITLGVAALIGTLGIMTGFKEDLQAKILGTTSHIVVQERAREGMTNYEAIASQVERIPHVVAATPFIYRQVMLTSRSAVQGIVVRGIDPKREIRVTDLGKNIVVGKLDDLESAGDMPTAPIPPQPAAGALPRSLTPPGMALGKELALRLGVTVGDSVNVVSPVGSDASLNTMLMTPKIRTFKVAAIFQSGMYEYDSSLAYLSLAEAQKFFNLPGAATGIEVKVDDIFQAVEIAQDIEHSLGVSYWARDWMQLNRNLFAALKLEKTMMFLLLILIITVASFNIVSTLTMIVTEKQREIAILKAMGATRKAIMRIFMLNGLIIGVVGTTIGIPLGYAFLYLIEKYWTFDYTVYYIAHIPVHIQAVDVLLVSVSAILISFAATVYPSLQAAKLDPAAALRYE; via the coding sequence ATGAACCCGGGCTCCTACGAGATCTTCATCGGCCTGCGCTACCTGCGCGCCAAACGACGCAACCGCACCATCTCGCTCAACACTTTTGTCTCCGTCGCTGGCATCACACTTGGCGTAGCCGCCCTCATTGGCACGCTGGGCATCATGACGGGCTTCAAGGAGGACCTGCAGGCCAAGATTCTTGGTACGACCTCGCACATCGTTGTGCAGGAGCGGGCCCGCGAGGGCATGACGAACTACGAAGCCATCGCGTCCCAGGTCGAGCGCATCCCACATGTCGTGGCTGCCACCCCCTTTATCTACCGTCAGGTCATGCTGACGTCGCGGTCGGCCGTACAGGGCATCGTCGTGCGCGGCATCGATCCGAAGCGTGAAATTCGCGTGACCGACCTGGGGAAGAACATCGTCGTTGGCAAGCTGGACGATCTCGAATCGGCTGGAGACATGCCCACCGCCCCTATCCCGCCGCAACCGGCCGCTGGCGCCCTCCCCAGATCACTCACGCCTCCAGGCATGGCACTGGGCAAGGAACTGGCCCTGCGCTTGGGCGTGACTGTCGGTGACAGCGTCAACGTAGTCTCGCCGGTTGGCTCGGACGCCTCGCTCAACACCATGCTGATGACGCCCAAGATCCGCACCTTCAAGGTTGCCGCCATCTTCCAGTCTGGCATGTACGAGTATGACTCGTCGCTCGCCTATCTGTCGCTGGCAGAAGCTCAGAAGTTTTTCAACCTGCCCGGCGCCGCCACCGGCATCGAGGTGAAGGTGGACGACATCTTCCAGGCAGTGGAGATTGCTCAGGACATCGAGCACTCGCTCGGGGTGTCCTACTGGGCACGCGACTGGATGCAGCTCAACCGCAACCTCTTCGCGGCGCTGAAGCTGGAAAAAACGATGATGTTCCTGCTGCTGATCCTGATCATCACCGTCGCCTCCTTCAACATCGTCAGTACGCTCACGATGATCGTCACCGAAAAGCAGCGGGAGATTGCTATTCTCAAAGCCATGGGCGCTACCCGGAAGGCCATCATGCGCATCTTCATGCTCAACGGGCTGATCATTGGCGTGGTGGGCACAACCATTGGCATTCCGCTTGGCTATGCGTTTTTGTATTTGATTGAAAAGTACTGGACCTTCGACTACACGGTTTACTACATTGCGCACATTCCGGTTCACATTCAGGCTGTCGACGTACTGCTCGTGTCGGTATCGGCAATCCTCATCAGTTTCGCTGCCACGGTCTATCCGTCGCTGCAAGCGGCCAAGCTCGACCCGGCGGCTGCACTCAGGTACGAGTGA
- the lysS gene encoding lysine--tRNA ligase has translation MEDNDQRQQRLKKLETLKDMGVPPYGARFEIKDRAGALTRAHGVKSKETLEQERIACTIAGRIVGLRRFGKAAFAVLQDGADRIQTYLKKDHLSEQAYRICEELDLGDWIGVSGVLFRTKTNELTVEVRQLTFLSKALRPLPEKWHGLTDVETRYRQRYVDLIANPSVHQIFATRSRIIATIRTFLIDKGFLEVETPMMQPIPGGATARPFVTHHNALNTDLYLRVAPELYLKRLIVGGFPRVFEINRNFRNEGISTIHNPEFTMLEFYMAYADYHDLIALTEELFGRLAKDVLDSTTLEYQGAQINLAGPWRRWSWRQALLEVNTLDESIFQDRAAAYAAAKKLDGRIEIAKDASHMDILNEIFEETVEPQLIQPTFITDYPIEISPLARRKDVDPSLTDRFELFIAGREIANAFSELNDPLDQRQRFEAQVAKRAAGDEEAHYLDEDFLRALEYGMPPTGGEGIGVDRLVMLFTNQASIRDVILFPQLRPEK, from the coding sequence ATGGAAGACAACGATCAACGTCAGCAGCGGCTGAAGAAGCTCGAGACTCTCAAGGACATGGGCGTGCCCCCCTATGGGGCGCGCTTCGAAATCAAGGACCGCGCAGGCGCCCTCACGCGCGCGCACGGCGTCAAATCCAAGGAGACGCTGGAGCAGGAGCGGATTGCCTGCACCATCGCCGGACGCATTGTCGGCTTGCGGCGGTTTGGCAAGGCCGCCTTTGCCGTACTACAGGACGGCGCAGACCGCATCCAGACCTATCTCAAGAAGGACCACCTCAGCGAACAGGCCTACAGAATTTGCGAGGAATTAGATCTTGGCGACTGGATCGGTGTGAGCGGGGTCCTCTTCCGTACTAAGACAAACGAATTGACCGTGGAGGTGCGCCAGCTCACATTCCTCAGCAAAGCACTCCGCCCCCTACCCGAAAAGTGGCACGGGCTCACGGACGTTGAAACCCGCTACCGCCAGCGGTACGTGGACCTGATCGCCAACCCGTCCGTACATCAAATCTTTGCCACGCGCAGCCGCATCATCGCGACGATCCGCACGTTCTTGATCGACAAGGGGTTCCTGGAAGTCGAAACGCCGATGATGCAGCCAATCCCTGGCGGCGCGACCGCCCGCCCCTTCGTCACACATCACAATGCGCTGAATACCGACCTCTATCTGCGTGTCGCACCAGAGCTCTATCTCAAGCGTTTAATCGTCGGCGGCTTCCCGCGCGTCTTCGAAATCAACCGTAACTTCCGCAACGAGGGCATCTCGACGATCCACAACCCCGAGTTCACGATGCTCGAATTCTACATGGCCTACGCTGATTACCACGACCTCATCGCGCTGACCGAGGAACTGTTCGGACGGCTGGCCAAAGACGTACTAGACTCGACGACACTGGAGTATCAGGGGGCGCAGATCAATCTGGCCGGGCCCTGGCGGCGCTGGTCCTGGCGTCAGGCCCTGCTGGAGGTCAACACGCTCGACGAGTCCATTTTTCAGGATCGCGCGGCCGCCTATGCCGCCGCCAAAAAACTCGACGGTCGGATCGAGATCGCCAAAGATGCTAGCCACATGGACATCCTGAACGAAATTTTTGAGGAAACGGTTGAGCCGCAGCTCATCCAGCCGACCTTCATTACCGATTACCCGATTGAGATTTCTCCCCTCGCACGCCGGAAGGACGTCGACCCGTCGCTGACCGACCGGTTTGAGCTTTTCATCGCGGGCCGAGAAATCGCCAACGCCTTTTCTGAGTTGAACGATCCGCTCGATCAGCGCCAGCGGTTTGAGGCACAGGTGGCCAAACGCGCGGCGGGCGACGAGGAGGCTCATTATCTCGACGAGGACTTTCTGCGCGCGCTGGAGTACGGCATGCCGCCCACGGGGGGTGAGGGCATCGGCGTCGACCGGCTCGTGATGCTTTTCACCAACCAGGCATCCATTCGTGACGTGATTCTGTTCCCCCAACTGCGGCCCGAGAAATGA
- a CDS encoding peptide chain release factor 2 (programmed frameshift), protein MLDEVRARVKAVRDQVRELGGIFDFAHLTAELHAVEQQTTQPDFWNHPQQAARINRKKASLERDINRWTAIERQEGDLTALLQLAEESEDTDLARELDSSLLKFEQAIEQLRIELLLSGEHDNSNAIVAIHPGAGGTESQDWAQMLMRMYVRWAERKGFKVSALDLQGGDVAGIKSATLSITGPHAYGYIKAEAGVHRLVRISPFDANKRRHTSFASVFVYPELADDADVEIDEKDLRIDTFRSGGAGGQNVNKVETAIRITHIPTNTVAQCQNERSQLQNRMGAMKILKAKLFELEQQKKQEKFNAIVGEKKDISWGSQIRSYVFQPYQLVKDLRTGVEVGQVDAVMDGDIDRFIEAYLKLKLTKGAVQPVKDLE, encoded by the exons ATGCTCGATGAAGTGCGCGCGCGCGTCAAAGCCGTCCGTGATCAGGTGCGTGAACTT GGGGGCATCTTTGACTTTGCCCATCTAACAGCGGAACTCCACGCGGTGGAACAGCAGACCACGCAGCCAGATTTTTGGAACCACCCGCAACAGGCCGCACGAATCAACCGCAAAAAGGCCTCACTCGAGCGGGACATCAACCGCTGGACAGCCATTGAACGACAGGAAGGCGATCTCACCGCCCTCCTGCAGCTGGCTGAGGAAAGTGAGGACACCGATCTTGCGCGTGAACTCGACAGCTCCCTACTCAAGTTCGAACAGGCCATCGAACAGTTACGCATCGAGCTGCTGCTCTCCGGCGAGCATGACAACAGCAACGCCATTGTGGCCATTCATCCCGGCGCGGGTGGTACGGAATCGCAGGACTGGGCGCAGATGCTGATGCGGATGTACGTCCGCTGGGCTGAGCGCAAGGGCTTTAAGGTCTCCGCGCTGGACCTCCAGGGCGGTGATGTGGCGGGCATCAAAAGTGCGACACTCTCCATCACCGGCCCGCACGCCTATGGCTACATCAAGGCCGAGGCCGGTGTGCACCGGTTAGTGCGCATTTCCCCTTTCGACGCCAACAAGCGCCGGCACACATCCTTCGCCTCGGTGTTTGTGTATCCGGAGCTGGCGGATGACGCGGACGTTGAGATCGACGAAAAGGACTTGCGCATCGACACGTTCCGCTCCGGCGGCGCCGGCGGGCAGAACGTAAACAAGGTCGAAACCGCCATCCGCATCACGCATATTCCGACGAACACCGTCGCCCAGTGCCAGAACGAACGATCCCAGTTGCAAAATCGAATGGGCGCCATGAAAATCCTGAAGGCCAAGTTGTTCGAGCTGGAGCAGCAGAAGAAGCAGGAAAAGTTCAACGCGATCGTCGGAGAAAAGAAGGACATCAGCTGGGGCAGCCAGATCCGGTCCTACGTGTTCCAACCCTATCAATTGGTGAAGGATCTGAGAACCGGCGTCGAGGTGGGCCAAGTGGACGCCGTCATGGACGGCGACATCGACCGGTTCATCGAGGCCTACTTGAAGCTGAAACTCACAAAGGGTGCCGTTCAGCCGGTAAAGGATCTGGAGTAA